The window gATGGCTTCATGACAGGCGGTATGTCCGGCTTGTTCTAGCGAAGAGTCCCCACAATGGTCAAGTTATTCTTAAGGATCTTCTCAACAAGAGGGACAGTGGTGAAGTTGTCCATTGTGATGTTGCGACCTGTGATATGATTTATGAATAGTTGTCCGTAGTAAATGTttctaattgcaaacatttacaaatatcaaAAGTTCCTATCAAATTCCTTACTGAATACATATGGGTAATTTCTTACCCATATGGCTAAAGGATATGTAGAAATCATGTATGTAGAAGACATTAAATGAATATCTAATACTATAATAGATTTTTCTCAAAACTATAGCAACgaaacattatataaaataacaTAGGGAATGAAAATACGTCATTTTTGACCCATGTTGTGCATTAGAAGGGTAATGATACAAAAAAGATTTTTATTCAAAAAGTAAGAAATGAAAACAACTCTTTGTGCTGATCAAAAACAAGTTAATTGAGGAATACCTGGAATACTGaatgaagaaatgtattttttgcaaaGATATAGAGAATAAAAACTCAGTCGGGTCACTTTTGACCCATGTTGTGCATCAAATTAATGACCCAAATGTGTAAACTCATTTGTGTCGTTGTCCTTCCCCTCCAGTCCACACGGGGACACTGTTCGCCAACATGTTTGGCTGTCTGGCCTGGTTCTGTGTGGATGCGACTAGGGGCATAGACTTTGGCCTGTCCATGCTCTGGTTCATGATCTTCACCCCCTGCTCCTTTGTCTGCTGGTACAGACCCCTCTATGGAGCCTTCAGGTGGGTAGGCAAGCAGCGTGCATGTCCGCACGCATGCACTCTCACATACGCAAACACACCCGTGCACTTAACACATGAACACAAAGAGGAATGTCTTCTAGTGATCATTGAAcgcctctctacctctctgtccaGGAGTGACAGCTCTTTCCGTTTCTTCGTGTTCTTCTTCGTCTACATCTGTCAGTTTGGCGTTCACGTCATGCAGTCCATCGGAATCTCCGGCTGGGGTGCCAGGTGAGGACAGGAAGCTGTCACGACCTTAACAGGAAATAGAACAGCCACAAAGTTCTCTGAGAATTAACCTGCATCGAGTCCTGAGAGAAACTTTAGTCATTTTCAGCCTAGCTTCTATCTGTCACCAGACATTGACCTCCCTGTGCATTTTCTGCTCGGTCAGGTTGTCTGAGAATATACCCAGGGTCTGGTTTTAACACCATGTACATAGAAACGCATGAACGTGTCGTCTCCCCCTTTAACTGGCTGTGTGGATGTCCTTTGGTCCTGTAGTGGCTGGATCTCAGCTCTGACCGGTCTGAATAAGAGCATCCCTGTTGGGATCATCATGATCCTCATCGCTGCGCTCTTCACCGCCCTGGCTGTCATGTCCCTCATCATGTTTAAAAAggtacgcgcacacacacacacacacacacacacacacacacacacacacacacacatgcacacacaacccTCCGTATTAGATGTGTTTGAGAGTCTGAGACAAAACACCCATGTGTCAGAGGAACATTGGGTGTTTCCAGACTCCATCAGAtggtctcctcctctctcaccttTCTCTGCTGTTCCCCTTTGACCTCCTCTGCTGTCTCCTCGTCTTAGGTCCATGCTATGTACCGCACTACAGGGGCTAGTTTTGAGAAGGCCCAGGCTGAGTTTGCTACCGGCGTCATGTCCAACAAGACGGTACAGACGGCTGCAGCCACCGCCGCCTCCAACGCCGCCAGCGGAGCCTTCAAGCAGCAGATCTGATTGGCCCTCAGAGCCCCCTGGAGCctgctctctttcttctctccatccAATCCAAGCCCCCCGAGCTAGCTCGCgcttccctccctcctgtaCTAGCTCTGCTCACATGGCTCGGATAACACCTAGAATGTGGTGAGAGCTGATGGCGTAGTGGATGGACGTAGATGTGAGAGCCTGCTGTCTGATTGGTTTTATGTCTCAATGAAGATGTTCTGTCTGTAGAATCCTGAGGTTGATGACATTACAGTCTGATTCCTCTGTAGGTCACTTCATTCTGCACGGCACTGCCCCAGCTCGGTGAAGTTTGCTTATTGTAGACCTTTCCTTTGGTCTTGAAGTGAAATCTCCATCCGTCCTGGGCACCTGGCCATGCAAAACAAACATGTCTCTATCTGCAAATGTGACCAACGCCCATCTTCTACCAAGCCCCGCCTTTCTTTTCCTCTAGGCTGTAACCCCGCCCCCTCCAGTGACTTTATTAATGCACTTCTGTGTGATCCCACAGCCCCTAAGTAATGTCACTCTTCAAGTGTTAGCAAATATTCCTTtaacgttgtgtgtgtgtgttcatttttgtgtgtttctattttaCGGTTCATGTGGAGGACTCAAGGTTGTTCGTTCTTTTTCTCACTAGTTTTGAAGCGTTGTAAGTCACTTTACTCCCTCTGAATTCTTGTACCAAGTCAC is drawn from Esox lucius isolate fEsoLuc1 chromosome 14, fEsoLuc1.pri, whole genome shotgun sequence and contains these coding sequences:
- the scamp1 gene encoding secretory carrier-associated membrane protein 1 isoform X2 — translated: MDPSVTQVTQTVPPGLEEYNPFTDAKSVPPGTAPKLPPPTTNTQPAIMKPTEEPPAYSQPQQTQEQVRAATELLKRQEELERKAAELDRREREMQSLNTSGGRKNNWPPLPEKFPVGPCFYHDITVDIPVEFQKTVKIMYYIWMFHTGTLFANMFGCLAWFCVDATRGIDFGLSMLWFMIFTPCSFVCWYRPLYGAFRSDSSFRFFVFFFVYICQFGVHVMQSIGISGWGASGWISALTGLNKSIPVGIIMILIAALFTALAVMSLIMFKKVHAMYRTTGASFEKAQAEFATGVMSNKTVQTAAATAASNAASGAFKQQI
- the scamp1 gene encoding secretory carrier-associated membrane protein 1 isoform X1, which codes for MSDFDHNPFADPEFNNPFQDPSVTQVTQTVPPGLEEYNPFTDAKSVPPGTAPKLPPPTTNTQPAIMKPTEEPPAYSQPQQTQEQVRAATELLKRQEELERKAAELDRREREMQSLNTSGGRKNNWPPLPEKFPVGPCFYHDITVDIPVEFQKTVKIMYYIWMFHTGTLFANMFGCLAWFCVDATRGIDFGLSMLWFMIFTPCSFVCWYRPLYGAFRSDSSFRFFVFFFVYICQFGVHVMQSIGISGWGASGWISALTGLNKSIPVGIIMILIAALFTALAVMSLIMFKKVHAMYRTTGASFEKAQAEFATGVMSNKTVQTAAATAASNAASGAFKQQI